The proteins below are encoded in one region of Streptomyces roseirectus:
- a CDS encoding type II toxin-antitoxin system Phd/YefM family antitoxin: MDDSISVRELRANLARLLDQAEEGEPTVITRGGTPVAALVPIEEYSALEEAADELLAREALQTLAEEGDAPRATLADVLADIFGPPANVSEEGAA; encoded by the coding sequence ATGGACGACTCCATCTCTGTACGCGAGCTTCGAGCCAACCTTGCGCGGCTGCTTGATCAGGCGGAGGAAGGGGAGCCGACGGTCATCACGCGGGGCGGCACGCCTGTGGCGGCCCTTGTTCCGATAGAGGAGTACAGCGCGCTGGAGGAAGCGGCTGACGAATTGCTGGCACGTGAGGCCCTTCAGACGCTCGCGGAAGAAGGCGACGCTCCGCGCGCCACGCTGGCGGACGTACTGGCGGACATCTTCGGACCCCCGGCGAACGTCTCAGAGGAAGGCGCCGCGTGA
- a CDS encoding cob(I)yrinic acid a,c-diamide adenosyltransferase, which translates to MVNLTRIYTRTGDQGTTNLGDLSRVPKTDLRIAAYADANEANATLGTAIALGALPDDVVKVLTRVQNDLFDVGADLSCPVVENPEFPPLRVEQSYIDRLEQDCDHYNARLEKLRSFILPGGTPGAALLHHSCTVVRRAERSTWAALEAHAPTMNPLTATYLNRLSDLLFILARTANKETGDVLWVPGGER; encoded by the coding sequence ATGGTCAATCTGACGCGCATCTACACCCGCACCGGCGACCAGGGCACCACCAACCTCGGCGACCTGAGCCGCGTCCCCAAAACCGACCTCCGCATCGCGGCCTACGCCGACGCGAACGAGGCCAACGCGACACTGGGCACCGCGATCGCCCTGGGCGCCCTCCCCGACGACGTGGTGAAGGTCCTCACCCGCGTCCAGAACGACCTCTTCGACGTGGGCGCGGACCTCTCCTGCCCCGTAGTGGAGAACCCCGAATTCCCCCCACTCCGCGTGGAACAGTCCTACATCGACCGCCTGGAACAGGACTGCGACCACTACAACGCCCGCCTCGAAAAACTCCGCTCCTTCATCCTCCCGGGCGGAACCCCCGGCGCCGCCCTCCTCCACCACTCCTGCACCGTCGTCCGCCGAGCCGAACGCTCCACCTGGGCCGCCCTCGAAGCCCACGCCCCCACCATGAACCCCCTCACCGCCACCTACCTCAACCGCCTCTCCGACCTCCTCTTCATCCTGGCCCGCACGGCCAACAAGGAGACCGGCGACGTCCTGTGGGTCCCGGGCGGCGAACGCTGA
- a CDS encoding ATP-binding protein produces the protein MDPNTREPEDTGQDGRAPRPRPTRDPLAPDFGQHAPTPARTVEIVAGEHLLTVNPVDGSEIELCPPTERPDTPVRRTAEARAEADRAARPPVPAGHVPAPPPLLGRQEEREQLVRLIARGRSVRLTGPAGSGRTRLLDLVAEDCADLAPDGVVRLSGYGRGADELLHELFHAVYDAPLHRPLHGELLVLVREIGAVVVVDDLEFGGAELDGLLAATPECAFLFGATGETPLPSAGSAVEEVTLGGLDRAGGIDLIERAVGRVLTEEEANWAGDLWFESEGLPLRFVQAGALLQQRDQVRATADAVDEYGVFEDARPAGPQDTEPEEEIPLPSLGQAAGPAALLAARLSPAARAALRFAIALGGEVPHQAHLPALVGDTHADAALGELVTCGLVTPVGPRYRLAAGIQGQLEAAGYADEPRALAQAAAAHYAWWTGHPSVTPERVRAEADAILAALTVVAPLATPPAEGEQSTAVQLARTAVPALAAGLHFAAWERALRAGAEAARLSGEVADQAYFHHELGVYAILAGQLDRARSELETSIGLRGALADKRGTVAGRRALALVADRSGDVPGVVLPGAGSPGAGLPGAGMSGTGMSGAGFGAASGAGSPVGSAGGFPAGTPAGGTPAAGTGFVPGATAASGFGAGATAASGAGYGSGSTAASGAGYASGATAGFAAGSGRGFTGTAATQQQRAVGAAPAQHRRTLRGIARRNLVAAGAGALLVAVLGTVVGLGATSDKGADDPSRQVTPSTSAGLDDGGLDDGNPGASGGGSGAGGAGSGAGTGGVGDPTSRPSPTDPGPDGTMGTSDDPTPTESAPTTNGGTTGGSPGSTGGTTGGTSPKPTPSTTPPSPTPSQSPSPTPSDSPPPASESPSSSPTTPDGTPSTSTSASGPAPSAPGSPSAADSASASVI, from the coding sequence ATGGACCCGAACACCCGGGAGCCCGAGGACACCGGACAGGACGGCCGCGCGCCGCGCCCGCGTCCCACCAGGGACCCCCTCGCGCCGGACTTCGGCCAGCACGCGCCGACCCCGGCGCGCACCGTCGAGATCGTCGCCGGCGAGCACCTGCTCACCGTCAACCCGGTCGACGGCAGCGAGATAGAGCTGTGCCCGCCGACCGAGCGCCCCGACACCCCCGTCCGCCGCACCGCCGAGGCCCGCGCCGAGGCGGACCGCGCCGCCAGACCCCCGGTGCCCGCGGGGCACGTCCCGGCGCCGCCCCCGCTGCTCGGCCGCCAGGAGGAGCGCGAGCAACTGGTCCGGCTCATCGCGCGCGGCCGCTCCGTACGCCTCACCGGCCCCGCCGGCTCCGGCCGCACCCGCCTCCTCGACCTCGTCGCCGAGGACTGCGCGGACCTCGCCCCCGACGGCGTCGTCCGCCTCAGCGGGTACGGGCGCGGCGCGGACGAGCTGCTGCACGAGCTGTTCCACGCCGTGTACGACGCCCCCTTGCACCGCCCGCTGCACGGCGAACTCCTCGTGCTGGTGCGTGAGATCGGCGCCGTCGTCGTCGTGGACGACCTGGAGTTCGGCGGCGCCGAGCTGGACGGGCTGCTCGCGGCGACCCCCGAGTGCGCGTTCCTGTTCGGCGCGACCGGCGAGACGCCGCTGCCGTCGGCGGGCTCGGCCGTCGAGGAGGTCACGCTCGGCGGGCTCGACCGGGCGGGCGGCATCGACCTCATCGAACGCGCCGTCGGCCGTGTCCTCACCGAGGAGGAGGCCAACTGGGCCGGCGACCTGTGGTTCGAGTCCGAGGGGCTGCCCCTCAGGTTCGTGCAGGCCGGCGCCCTGCTCCAGCAGCGCGACCAGGTCCGGGCCACCGCCGACGCCGTCGACGAGTACGGCGTCTTCGAGGACGCCCGCCCGGCCGGCCCGCAGGACACCGAACCCGAGGAGGAGATACCGCTCCCCTCCCTCGGCCAGGCCGCAGGCCCCGCCGCGCTGCTCGCCGCCCGGCTCAGCCCCGCCGCCCGCGCCGCCCTGCGCTTCGCCATCGCCCTCGGCGGCGAGGTCCCGCACCAGGCTCATCTGCCCGCGCTGGTCGGTGACACCCACGCGGACGCGGCCCTCGGTGAACTCGTCACCTGCGGTCTCGTCACCCCCGTCGGCCCCCGCTACCGGCTCGCCGCCGGCATCCAGGGCCAGCTCGAAGCCGCCGGGTACGCCGACGAGCCGCGCGCCCTCGCGCAGGCCGCCGCCGCGCACTACGCCTGGTGGACCGGGCACCCCTCCGTCACGCCGGAGCGGGTCCGCGCCGAGGCCGACGCGATCCTCGCCGCGCTGACCGTCGTCGCGCCGCTCGCCACGCCGCCCGCCGAGGGCGAGCAGTCCACGGCCGTCCAGCTCGCCCGCACCGCCGTCCCCGCGCTCGCCGCCGGGCTGCACTTCGCCGCCTGGGAACGCGCCCTGCGCGCCGGCGCCGAGGCCGCGCGGCTGTCCGGCGAGGTCGCCGACCAGGCGTACTTCCACCACGAACTCGGCGTGTACGCGATCCTCGCCGGGCAGCTCGACCGGGCCCGCTCCGAGCTGGAGACGTCCATCGGGCTGCGGGGGGCTCTCGCGGACAAGCGGGGGACGGTCGCGGGGCGCCGCGCGCTGGCGCTGGTCGCGGACCGGTCGGGGGATGTGCCGGGGGTGGTGTTGCCGGGGGCCGGATCGCCGGGGGCGGGGCTGCCGGGGGCGGGGATGTCGGGGACGGGGATGTCGGGGGCGGGGTTCGGCGCGGCGAGCGGGGCCGGCTCACCGGTGGGTTCCGCCGGGGGGTTCCCGGCCGGGACTCCGGCGGGGGGCACGCCCGCTGCCGGAACCGGCTTTGTGCCGGGAGCTACGGCCGCATCCGGGTTCGGGGCAGGGGCCACGGCGGCTTCTGGTGCCGGGTACGGGTCAGGATCCACGGCTGCTTCCGGTGCCGGGTACGCGTCGGGGGCCACGGCTGGATTCGCGGCCGGTTCGGGCCGGGGGTTCACCGGGACTGCGGCGACGCAGCAGCAGCGGGCCGTGGGGGCGGCGCCCGCCCAGCACCGGCGCACCCTGCGCGGTATCGCCCGCCGCAACCTCGTCGCGGCCGGCGCGGGTGCGCTTCTCGTCGCCGTGCTCGGGACGGTCGTCGGGCTCGGGGCGACGTCTGACAAGGGGGCGGACGACCCGTCGCGGCAGGTCACGCCCTCCACCAGCGCCGGGCTCGACGACGGGGGGCTCGACGACGGCAACCCCGGCGCGTCCGGCGGTGGCTCGGGGGCCGGCGGGGCCGGCTCCGGTGCCGGGACCGGCGGTGTCGGCGACCCCACCAGCAGGCCCAGCCCCACCGACCCCGGCCCCGACGGGACCATGGGCACCTCCGACGACCCGACCCCCACCGAGTCGGCGCCCACGACGAACGGCGGTACGACCGGTGGCTCGCCGGGGTCGACGGGCGGGACCACGGGGGGTACGTCGCCGAAGCCGACGCCGAGCACGACACCACCGTCGCCCACGCCGAGCCAGTCGCCGTCGCCGACCCCGTCCGACTCCCCGCCCCCGGCGTCGGAGTCCCCGTCCAGCAGTCCCACCACCCCCGACGGCACCCCGTCCACGTCGACCTCGGCGAGCGGCCCCGCGCCCAGCGCGCCGGGGTCCCCGAGCGCGGCCGACTCGGCGTCGGCGTCGGTGATCTGA
- a CDS encoding STAS domain-containing protein, producing MHIRGDHTEVVVGGRLDVHSAADARTVLHAAVDDGVGDLVLDLSELDFWDATGLGVIMGVHRRAGREGRRLVLRGVPPQLQRLLVATRLHRILAIEGGLAAESLPRV from the coding sequence ATGCACATCAGGGGCGACCACACCGAGGTGGTCGTCGGGGGTCGGCTGGACGTGCACAGCGCGGCGGACGCCCGTACGGTCCTGCACGCCGCCGTCGACGACGGAGTCGGCGATCTGGTGCTGGACCTGTCCGAACTGGACTTCTGGGACGCCACCGGACTCGGCGTGATCATGGGCGTGCACCGCAGGGCGGGCCGGGAGGGCCGGCGCCTGGTCCTGCGCGGCGTCCCCCCGCAACTGCAACGCCTGCTGGTCGCCACCCGCCTCCACCGCATCCTCGCCATCGAGGGCGGCCTCGCGGCCGAGTCCCTGCCCAGGGTCTGA
- a CDS encoding ABC transporter permease produces MAVTQVTQVVQSEWTKIRSVASTVWTLSLAAVVSIGLGMTFSALSKSQFDDLSRDDKLSFDPTNISFVGMSLGQLAMIVFGVLVVSNEYSTGMIRTSLAAVPQRGTFYLSKIAVAAGLALAVGMVTSFAAFFLGQSLLGSLRADIGDPGVLRAVIGGGLYMALITLFSMGIATMLRSPMLSLGILMPFFFLVSGILGNVSATKKVGQYLPDQAGSKIMRVVTPIDDDTPYGPWGGLAIMVVWVVVALLGGYLLLKRRDA; encoded by the coding sequence ATGGCCGTCACCCAGGTCACGCAGGTCGTGCAGTCGGAGTGGACGAAGATCCGGTCCGTCGCGTCGACCGTCTGGACGCTCTCGCTCGCGGCCGTCGTCTCGATCGGGCTCGGCATGACGTTCTCGGCCCTGTCGAAGAGCCAGTTCGACGACCTCAGCCGCGACGACAAGCTCTCCTTCGACCCCACGAACATCAGCTTCGTCGGGATGTCGCTCGGGCAGCTCGCGATGATCGTGTTCGGGGTGCTGGTGGTGTCGAACGAGTACAGCACCGGCATGATCCGCACCTCGCTCGCGGCCGTACCGCAGCGGGGCACCTTCTACCTGAGCAAGATCGCCGTCGCCGCCGGGCTCGCGCTGGCCGTCGGGATGGTCACCAGCTTCGCCGCGTTCTTCCTCGGGCAGTCGCTGCTCGGCTCGCTGCGCGCGGACATCGGGGACCCCGGGGTGCTGCGGGCCGTCATCGGCGGTGGGCTCTACATGGCGCTGATCACGCTGTTCTCGATGGGCATCGCGACGATGCTGCGCTCGCCGATGCTCTCCCTCGGCATCCTCATGCCGTTCTTCTTCCTCGTCTCGGGCATCCTCGGGAACGTCTCCGCGACGAAGAAGGTCGGGCAGTACCTGCCGGACCAGGCGGGGAGCAAGATCATGCGGGTGGTGACGCCGATCGACGACGACACCCCGTACGGGCCGTGGGGCGGGCTCGCGATCATGGTGGTGTGGGTGGTCGTGGCACTGCTCGGGGGGTATCTGCTGCTCAAGCGGCGGGACGCGTAG
- a CDS encoding SCO5389 family protein encodes MSLDVSPALLEQAERGEVDEAEFVDCVRTSLPYAWEMISSLVAQLKVDGGEFADNQTPPPNEQARGQLLRALASDAIRGALQRHFGVRLAFQNCHRVAVFPLDPSADDRLARFTSIRGQLLNQSPELRDC; translated from the coding sequence ATGTCGCTCGACGTCTCACCGGCCCTGTTGGAACAGGCCGAGCGAGGCGAGGTCGACGAAGCCGAATTCGTCGACTGCGTCCGGACCTCCCTGCCTTACGCGTGGGAGATGATCAGCTCCCTGGTGGCTCAACTGAAGGTGGACGGCGGAGAGTTCGCCGACAACCAGACGCCGCCGCCGAACGAACAGGCCCGCGGACAACTGCTCCGCGCGCTCGCCAGTGACGCGATACGCGGTGCGCTGCAACGGCACTTCGGAGTACGGCTGGCCTTCCAGAACTGCCACCGGGTCGCGGTCTTCCCCCTCGACCCCTCGGCAGACGACCGTCTGGCCCGCTTCACCTCCATCCGAGGCCAACTCCTGAACCAGTCCCCCGAACTCCGGGACTGCTGA
- a CDS encoding ABC transporter permease subunit yields the protein MSGGYTSPIPVVRTHFGHAVASEWTKIRSVRSTMWTLGVFVVLVMGVGLLTAVLVSANAGPYDLEGDNPLSYGVFGLLLGSMCVITLGVLTTASEYGTGMIRTTMVACPSRGRVLAAKALVFFAVAFAFTFVATLIVALADVALLDGAKTPTTGDWVKGTFGVSLFIALLGLLSLAVGSIVRHSAGAITIMIGLVLAPLVLALFMFTDALSGLRDFLIEYSIPNLLSTFYAETLTEAGPSAWDAVLVAVLVTGAAFGMAFALLEKRDV from the coding sequence ATGAGTGGTGGATACACGTCGCCGATTCCGGTGGTGCGTACGCATTTTGGGCATGCCGTGGCGTCGGAGTGGACGAAGATCCGGTCCGTGCGGTCGACGATGTGGACGCTCGGGGTGTTTGTGGTGCTGGTGATGGGGGTGGGGTTGTTGACGGCGGTGTTGGTGTCGGCCAATGCCGGGCCCTATGACCTGGAGGGCGACAATCCGTTGTCGTACGGGGTGTTCGGGCTGTTGCTCGGGAGCATGTGCGTGATCACGCTGGGCGTGCTGACGACGGCGTCCGAGTACGGCACGGGCATGATCCGGACGACGATGGTGGCGTGCCCCTCGCGGGGGCGGGTGCTGGCGGCGAAGGCGTTGGTGTTCTTCGCCGTCGCGTTCGCGTTCACGTTCGTGGCGACGCTGATCGTGGCCCTCGCGGACGTCGCGCTGCTGGACGGGGCGAAGACGCCGACGACCGGCGACTGGGTGAAGGGCACGTTCGGGGTGTCGCTGTTCATCGCGCTGCTCGGCCTGCTGTCGCTGGCCGTCGGCTCGATCGTCCGGCACTCCGCGGGCGCCATCACCATCATGATCGGGCTCGTGCTGGCGCCGCTGGTGCTGGCGCTGTTCATGTTCACGGACGCCCTGTCGGGCCTGCGTGACTTCCTGATCGAGTACTCGATCCCCAACCTGCTGAGCACGTTCTACGCCGAGACCCTGACCGAGGCCGGCCCCTCCGCGTGGGACGCGGTCCTGGTCGCCGTCCTCGTCACGGGCGCGGCGTTCGGCATGGCGTTCGCGTTGTTGGAGAAGCGGGACGTGTGA
- a CDS encoding ABC transporter ATP-binding protein: MIELEGLTKRYGEKVAVNNLTFAVRPGIVTGFLGPNGAGKSTTMRMMLGLDRPTSGDVRIDGQHYDALKEPLKYIGALLDAKATHGGRSAFNHLLFLAQSNGIPRRRVDEVLDTVGLTSVAKKKAKGFSLGMGQRLGIAAALLGDPRILMFDEPVNGLDPEGIHWIRNLMKSLAAQGRTVFVSSHLMSEMALTADHLVVIGQGRLLADTSMADFIARNSRSYVRIRTPQRERMLDVLHQAGVTVVESGSGVLEVDGSKAEQIGELAAQHQLVLHELSPQQASLEEAFMQLTAESVEYHAHTDEPAPQEWGDGWRKD; this comes from the coding sequence ATGATCGAGCTTGAGGGGCTGACCAAGCGGTACGGGGAGAAGGTGGCGGTGAACAACCTCACCTTCGCCGTCCGGCCGGGGATCGTGACGGGGTTTCTGGGGCCCAACGGGGCCGGGAAGTCCACGACCATGCGGATGATGCTGGGTCTCGACCGGCCCACGTCGGGGGACGTGCGGATCGACGGGCAGCATTACGACGCGCTCAAGGAACCCCTCAAGTACATCGGCGCGCTCCTCGACGCGAAGGCGACGCACGGCGGCCGGAGCGCCTTCAACCACCTCCTGTTCCTCGCGCAGAGCAACGGCATCCCGCGCCGCAGGGTGGACGAGGTTCTGGACACCGTCGGCCTGACGTCCGTCGCGAAGAAGAAGGCGAAGGGGTTCTCGCTGGGCATGGGCCAGCGGCTCGGCATCGCGGCGGCGCTGCTCGGCGACCCCCGCATCCTGATGTTCGACGAGCCGGTGAACGGCCTCGACCCCGAGGGCATCCACTGGATCCGCAACCTGATGAAATCCCTCGCGGCCCAGGGCCGCACGGTGTTCGTCTCCTCGCACCTGATGAGCGAGATGGCGCTGACGGCGGACCACCTGGTCGTCATCGGCCAGGGCCGCCTCCTCGCGGACACCTCCATGGCGGACTTCATCGCCCGCAACTCCCGCTCCTACGTCCGCATCCGCACCCCGCAGCGCGAGCGGATGCTCGACGTGCTGCACCAGGCGGGCGTGACGGTCGTCGAGAGCGGCAGCGGCGTCCTGGAGGTCGACGGCAGCAAGGCCGAGCAGATCGGTGAGCTGGCCGCCCAGCACCAGCTCGTGCTGCACGAACTGAGCCCGCAGCAGGCGTCGCTGGAAGAGGCGTTCATGCAGCTGACCGCCGAGTCGGTCGAATACCACGCGCACACGGACGAGCCCGCGCCGCAGGAGTGGGGCGACGGCTGGAGGAAGGACTGA
- a CDS encoding type II toxin-antitoxin system RelE family toxin, translating to MKYAFEFTAAARRQLRTLDQTTALRVLHALSRLGDDPYRDDADVKKLSGADDLYRLRVGMYRIAYRIDDGKLIILVVRVGHRRDVYRRP from the coding sequence GTGAAGTACGCCTTCGAGTTCACGGCTGCCGCCCGGCGTCAGTTGAGAACTCTGGACCAGACGACCGCACTGCGCGTCTTGCATGCGCTGAGTCGCCTGGGGGACGACCCTTATCGTGACGACGCGGACGTGAAGAAGCTGTCCGGGGCCGACGACCTCTACCGGCTGCGTGTCGGGATGTACCGGATCGCCTATCGGATCGACGACGGCAAGCTCATCATCCTCGTCGTCCGGGTCGGTCACCGCAGGGATGTCTATCGGCGCCCCTGA
- a CDS encoding LLM class flavin-dependent oxidoreductase, which produces MRVGSFVLAAQFPGQGQGEALHRAVRSAEVAEEAGLDSVWLAEHHFVPYGTCPSAVTLAALLLGRTRRIRVGTAVSVLPTVHPVALGEQAALLHLTSGGRFSLGVGRGGPWVDLEVFGGGIEAYEKGFPESLDLLLRWLREPAVGAAGERYRFRDVAVVPRPAESLCDAEGPEVVVACTSPASVRLAAERGLPMLLGMHIGDEEKAEMVALWRRHARESGRGREEIALAAHVSAGVCQIADRRSDAVETLVKSMPGWLRQGLGAHVTVDGRERAMRDPVAYTELLCGLHPVGTPRLCADRLSATSERTGITRFALLVEGSGDLAATEENVRRLGAEVVGRLG; this is translated from the coding sequence ATGCGCGTTGGAAGTTTCGTGTTGGCGGCCCAGTTCCCGGGTCAGGGTCAGGGTGAGGCGCTGCACCGGGCGGTCCGCTCCGCCGAGGTCGCCGAGGAGGCCGGGCTCGACTCCGTCTGGCTGGCCGAGCACCACTTCGTGCCGTACGGGACGTGCCCGTCGGCCGTCACCCTCGCGGCGCTGCTGCTCGGGCGGACGCGGCGGATCCGGGTCGGGACGGCGGTCAGTGTGCTGCCGACCGTGCATCCCGTCGCGCTCGGGGAGCAGGCGGCGCTGCTGCACCTCACGAGCGGGGGGCGGTTCTCGCTCGGGGTCGGGCGGGGCGGTCCCTGGGTCGACCTCGAAGTGTTCGGGGGCGGGATCGAGGCGTACGAGAAGGGGTTCCCGGAGTCGCTCGACCTGTTGCTGCGGTGGCTCCGGGAGCCGGCTGTGGGGGCGGCGGGGGAGCGGTACCGGTTCCGGGACGTCGCGGTCGTGCCCCGGCCGGCCGAGTCGCTGTGCGACGCGGAGGGGCCCGAGGTCGTGGTCGCCTGTACCTCGCCGGCGAGTGTGCGGCTCGCCGCGGAGCGGGGGTTGCCCATGCTGCTCGGGATGCACATCGGGGACGAGGAGAAGGCCGAGATGGTGGCCCTCTGGCGGCGGCACGCCCGTGAGTCCGGTCGGGGGCGGGAGGAGATCGCGCTCGCCGCGCACGTGTCCGCCGGGGTGTGCCAGATCGCCGACCGGCGCAGTGACGCCGTCGAGACGCTGGTGAAGTCCATGCCGGGGTGGTTGCGGCAGGGGCTCGGTGCGCATGTCACCGTCGACGGGCGGGAGCGGGCCATGCGGGATCCCGTCGCCTACACGGAACTCCTCTGCGGGCTGCACCCGGTGGGCACGCCCCGGCTCTGCGCGGACCGCCTCTCCGCCACCTCCGAACGCACCGGCATCACCCGCTTCGCCCTGCTCGTCGAGGGCTCGGGGGACCTGGCGGCCACGGAGGAGAACGTCCGGCGGCTGGGGGCGGAGGTGGTGGGGCGGTTGGGGTGA
- a CDS encoding ATP/GTP-binding protein, with product MSPRRNRPKGTDLSGPSAGDDRASRYGGWQSSTDWAGEEWSVRHVAGSSSQGKSYRCPGCDQLIPDGVPHVVAWPEYAGVDDRRHWHKSCWNARDRRTPGVRRSRNAPRF from the coding sequence GTGTCCCCGCGCCGCAACCGCCCCAAGGGCACCGACCTGTCCGGCCCCAGCGCCGGGGACGACCGCGCGAGCCGCTACGGCGGCTGGCAGTCGTCCACCGACTGGGCCGGCGAGGAGTGGAGCGTGCGGCACGTCGCGGGGTCCAGCAGCCAGGGCAAGTCGTACCGCTGCCCCGGCTGCGACCAGCTCATCCCGGACGGCGTCCCGCACGTCGTCGCCTGGCCCGAGTACGCCGGCGTCGACGATCGCCGCCACTGGCACAAGTCCTGCTGGAACGCGCGGGACCGCCGCACCCCAGGGGTCCGACGGTCCCGCAACGCGCCCCGCTTCTGA